A genome region from Leifsonia sp. Root112D2 includes the following:
- a CDS encoding cytochrome ubiquinol oxidase subunit I: protein MDPLLIARWQFGITTVYHFWMVPLTIGLGPIVAFMQHRWHVTGDDRYYRMTKFWGKLYLINFIVGVATGLVQEFQFGLAWSEYSKFVGDVFGAPLAMEALLAFFVESTFLGLWIFGWGKLPKKVHLACLWVAVAGSTLSAYFIIVANSWMQHPVGVELHNGRPVMTDVWAILGNNTAVAAFTHTIFGSLGAAGAFLLGIAWYQLWQRRRDGIDTVDATGRVVVGEAPEIRGRDARDHRVWLGSLRIGAVVAIVAFGGLAITGDIQGKLMFVQQPMKMAAAEAACHTGTSFSVLSIGDPGSRDCSGVVGVIEIPGVLSFLANGNFDTPVKGVNQLVPEYQQKYGTTLPDNPLYGARAGETIHYVPIMEVTYWGFRIMIGFGALAAFAAAVALWLTRKGTVPRFKSLMLLAVIGIAAPFIANSAGWIFTEMGRQPFVVAPNPSGVDGVFMFTAAAVSPGVSFGEILFSLIALGSVYAVLLVFELRLLIRYVRGGVASALPELGDHKTDGTGSSGGGGASDDDVLAFAY from the coding sequence CTGGACCCGCTGCTGATAGCACGGTGGCAGTTCGGCATCACAACGGTCTACCACTTCTGGATGGTGCCACTCACGATAGGCCTCGGGCCGATCGTGGCCTTCATGCAGCATCGCTGGCACGTCACCGGCGACGATCGCTACTACCGCATGACCAAGTTCTGGGGAAAGCTTTACCTCATCAACTTCATCGTGGGTGTGGCCACCGGCCTCGTGCAGGAGTTCCAGTTCGGCCTCGCGTGGAGCGAATACAGCAAGTTCGTCGGCGATGTCTTCGGTGCTCCGCTGGCGATGGAGGCACTGCTCGCCTTCTTTGTGGAGTCGACGTTCCTGGGGCTGTGGATATTCGGCTGGGGCAAGCTGCCGAAGAAGGTCCACCTGGCATGCCTGTGGGTCGCCGTGGCCGGCTCCACCCTCTCGGCCTACTTCATCATCGTCGCGAACTCGTGGATGCAGCATCCGGTCGGTGTCGAGCTGCACAACGGGCGCCCGGTGATGACGGATGTCTGGGCCATCCTGGGCAACAACACCGCTGTCGCCGCGTTCACCCACACCATCTTCGGCTCGCTCGGCGCGGCAGGGGCGTTTTTGCTCGGCATCGCCTGGTACCAGCTCTGGCAGCGTCGCCGCGACGGAATCGATACGGTCGATGCCACCGGGCGCGTCGTCGTGGGCGAGGCACCCGAGATTCGCGGGCGCGACGCCCGCGACCACCGGGTATGGCTGGGTTCGCTGCGCATCGGCGCCGTCGTCGCGATAGTCGCGTTCGGCGGCCTGGCCATCACGGGCGACATTCAGGGCAAGCTCATGTTCGTGCAGCAGCCCATGAAGATGGCCGCCGCCGAGGCCGCCTGCCACACGGGCACGAGCTTCTCGGTGCTCTCGATCGGCGATCCGGGTTCGCGTGACTGCTCGGGTGTTGTCGGCGTCATCGAGATTCCCGGAGTGCTCTCGTTTCTCGCGAACGGCAACTTCGACACCCCGGTCAAGGGGGTCAACCAGCTCGTGCCGGAATACCAGCAGAAATACGGCACGACACTGCCCGACAACCCGCTCTACGGCGCACGCGCCGGCGAGACGATCCATTACGTGCCCATCATGGAGGTCACGTACTGGGGCTTCCGCATCATGATCGGCTTCGGTGCCCTCGCCGCCTTCGCGGCCGCCGTCGCACTCTGGCTGACCCGAAAGGGCACGGTGCCCCGCTTCAAGTCGCTCATGCTGCTTGCCGTCATCGGCATCGCCGCACCGTTCATTGCGAACTCAGCGGGCTGGATCTTTACGGAGATGGGCAGGCAGCCGTTCGTGGTGGCCCCTAACCCGAGCGGGGTAGACGGCGTCTTCATGTTCACCGCCGCGGCGGTCTCACCCGGAGTGAGCTTCGGCGAGATCCTGTTCTCGCTCATCGCCCTCGGCAGCGTGTACGCCGTTCTGCTCGTGTTCGAACTGCGGCTCCTGATCCGCTACGTGCGCGGCGGAGTCGCGAGCGCCCTGCCTGAACTCGGTGACCACAAAACAGACGGAACCGGTTCCAGCGGCGGCGGCGGCGCATCCGACGACGATGTGCTCGCTTTCGCGTACTGA
- the cydB gene encoding cytochrome d ubiquinol oxidase subunit II: MDVLPSLWFVAIAVLWTGYLFLEGFDLGVGMHLLFSARSENQKRVMLNAIGPVWDGNEVWLITAAGATFAAFPMWYASLFSSLYLPLVILLLGLIFRAVAIEFRGKGHTERWKRGWDLALGLGSLVSAFGIGAMLALTTTGIPLDANGDRVGGAFAWFNGYAVIGGLAVVGFSLVHASAFLALKTDGEVRLFGRRFFRIAAPIALLPLVAWVLGVQFMNGTELTWGLVVVAVAAAVIAWFANRAGREGWAFLSLGVFLVAGAASIFAASYPVVLPSTLNSAWDLTISNAASSSYTLGVMTVVACFGLPLVLLYQGWTYWVFRKRVSGAHIPDARPVTPAVRSS, encoded by the coding sequence ATGGATGTTCTGCCCTCACTGTGGTTCGTGGCTATCGCCGTGCTCTGGACCGGCTATCTCTTTCTCGAGGGCTTCGACCTCGGCGTCGGCATGCACCTGCTGTTCTCCGCGCGGAGCGAGAACCAGAAGCGGGTCATGCTGAACGCGATAGGCCCCGTCTGGGACGGCAACGAGGTGTGGCTCATCACGGCCGCCGGCGCCACCTTCGCGGCGTTCCCGATGTGGTACGCCTCGCTCTTTTCGAGCCTGTACCTGCCGCTCGTGATCCTGCTGCTGGGCCTCATCTTTCGTGCCGTGGCCATCGAGTTCCGTGGCAAGGGACATACCGAGCGCTGGAAGCGCGGCTGGGATCTCGCCCTCGGTCTGGGTTCGCTCGTCTCGGCGTTCGGCATCGGTGCGATGCTCGCGCTCACGACGACCGGCATTCCGCTCGACGCCAACGGTGACAGGGTGGGCGGGGCATTCGCCTGGTTCAACGGCTATGCGGTCATCGGCGGTCTCGCCGTCGTCGGGTTCAGCCTCGTGCATGCGTCGGCCTTTCTCGCACTCAAGACGGATGGCGAGGTGCGCCTCTTCGGTCGCCGCTTCTTCCGCATTGCGGCACCAATCGCGCTGCTTCCGCTCGTCGCGTGGGTGTTGGGCGTGCAGTTCATGAATGGAACCGAGCTCACGTGGGGGCTCGTTGTCGTCGCCGTGGCGGCCGCCGTCATCGCCTGGTTCGCCAATCGCGCCGGTCGTGAGGGCTGGGCGTTCCTCAGCCTCGGCGTGTTTCTCGTCGCGGGCGCGGCATCCATCTTCGCCGCCAGTTACCCGGTGGTACTGCCCTCGACCCTCAACTCGGCCTGGGACCTCACGATCAGCAACGCCGCGTCGTCGTCATACACGCTCGGTGTCATGACGGTGGTCGCCTGCTTCGGCCTGCCGCTTGTGCTGCTCTACCAGGGCTGGACGTACTGGGTCTTCCGTAAGCGCGTCAGCGGGGCGCACATTCCCGACGCGCGCCCGGTCACGCCCGCGGTCAGGTCGTCATGA
- the cydD gene encoding thiol reductant ABC exporter subunit CydD, whose product MKGLDRRSLYLLGLLSALRGLSLVVMADAVASGIVSVIAGTQAWRAWLAWGLASAVLRALITWAHRVVAARALLGTKEKLRAELAEKLVAQPGPPLGASSTLATQGLDELDKYITVFLPALVDAAVVPLLVGARILFADWISAAIIVVTVPLIPVFMALIGMHTRERVSAATDALARLSEHLVELARGLPVLVGLGRAQEQTLALRTISERYREKTVQTLRTAFLSSLALELIATISVALVAVTIGVRLVSGDMPLEIGLLVLVLAPECYTAFREIGTAFHASQDGKEALTRVNAVLEVPAPILDASGATGAVRVRGLRVTYSGRDRPAVSGLSFTAAAGEITVLDGASGAGKSTIFAVLTGSLSDSEDGARVIGQVAGVDGERLAWLPQHPKYVAGSVLRELLVYGEGVPDAAASAARLLTQLSLAHLANADPARLSPGELRRLAFARVLLRVEAGARLVLLDEPTAHLDTASADILIAAIAALRRRVTVIVASHDPAVRALAENTVLVSGRAATVAHAERAERATASLPAPLSASAPVPVQAHQNRPATAAWPHPLRELGAFLRPVAGRIAAAIVLGTFATLFAISLTALSGWLIVRASQHPPIMYLLVAIVGVRFFGIGRAVLRYADRLVSHEAIFAAVTTMRMRLWTALARHGARNRALLTGSNALDRLIRDVDQVRDLSIRVIMPPVAGLLTAVAAITALGIVYPPAVPLFVALGAITVVMAPAVALGADRAAARGQQQLRSRVLRRFAAMLASADELRANAVDGVVRRQLRQLDARASGVARRSAWALGLGNALVVLACCAVAILILPLTAAAVADGTLAPELVAVLVLTPLALIDSMLDVVAAIQQWPALREVLGRVSTLTAGEKARAGDLADGLADDLTGEPASMPAVTSIRLDDVSARWPGASAPVFEHVHAHVRRGEWLVVSGPSGSGKTTLLTLLLGHLRPETGRYLVNDTDATTLDSENLRRSFAWCPQEGHLFNSTLRANLLLARGREDAPDAAEMTAVLRRVGLGPLLDTLPQGLDTVLGPSGGHLSGGERQRVAVARTLLTRADVILLDEPTAHLDEEAAESLMADLRVALAEKITVLVTHQPVGVLPGDQRLRLDEADGVFADRSRRNVGAAA is encoded by the coding sequence ATGAAAGGTCTCGACCGGCGCAGCCTGTACCTGCTCGGGCTGTTGAGCGCGCTACGCGGCCTCAGCCTGGTGGTGATGGCGGATGCCGTCGCCAGCGGCATCGTGAGCGTCATCGCCGGTACGCAGGCCTGGCGCGCATGGCTGGCCTGGGGGCTCGCATCCGCGGTGCTGCGCGCACTGATCACGTGGGCTCACCGCGTGGTGGCGGCCCGCGCGCTGCTGGGCACGAAGGAGAAGCTTCGCGCAGAACTGGCCGAGAAACTCGTGGCGCAGCCCGGTCCACCACTCGGCGCGTCGTCGACCCTCGCCACACAGGGACTCGACGAACTCGACAAATACATCACGGTCTTTCTGCCCGCCCTCGTGGATGCGGCGGTCGTGCCCCTGCTCGTGGGCGCCCGCATCCTGTTCGCCGACTGGATCAGTGCGGCCATCATCGTCGTCACGGTTCCTCTCATCCCGGTGTTCATGGCGCTCATTGGCATGCACACGCGCGAACGCGTCAGCGCGGCGACGGATGCTCTCGCCCGTCTCTCGGAACACCTGGTGGAACTCGCGCGCGGACTTCCCGTGCTCGTGGGGCTCGGGCGGGCCCAGGAGCAGACGCTCGCGCTGCGCACCATCTCGGAGCGGTACCGCGAGAAGACGGTGCAGACGCTGCGCACCGCGTTCCTCTCCTCGCTCGCGCTCGAGCTGATCGCCACAATCTCCGTCGCCCTCGTCGCCGTCACCATCGGCGTTCGCCTCGTCTCTGGCGACATGCCGCTCGAGATCGGCCTGCTGGTGCTCGTGCTCGCGCCCGAGTGCTATACGGCATTTCGTGAGATCGGCACGGCTTTCCATGCATCCCAGGACGGCAAGGAGGCGCTGACCCGGGTGAACGCGGTGCTCGAGGTGCCTGCCCCGATTCTCGATGCGAGCGGTGCCACGGGCGCGGTTCGGGTGCGAGGGTTGCGGGTTACGTACTCCGGTCGTGACAGGCCCGCGGTCTCCGGCCTCAGTTTCACCGCAGCAGCTGGCGAGATTACCGTGCTCGACGGCGCGAGCGGCGCCGGCAAGTCCACGATCTTCGCCGTGCTCACGGGCAGCCTCAGCGACTCCGAGGACGGCGCGCGGGTGATCGGGCAGGTCGCGGGAGTGGATGGCGAGCGGCTTGCGTGGCTGCCGCAGCATCCGAAGTATGTGGCTGGCAGCGTGCTACGCGAACTGCTCGTGTACGGCGAGGGGGTACCGGATGCCGCCGCCTCCGCCGCGCGTCTGCTCACCCAGCTGTCTCTGGCGCACCTCGCGAATGCCGACCCGGCCCGACTCAGCCCGGGGGAGCTGCGCCGGCTGGCCTTCGCCCGGGTGCTTCTGCGGGTCGAGGCCGGCGCGCGGCTCGTGCTGCTGGACGAGCCGACCGCACATCTCGACACGGCAAGCGCCGACATCCTGATTGCGGCCATCGCCGCACTGCGGCGCCGGGTGACGGTGATCGTCGCCTCACACGATCCCGCCGTGCGCGCGCTTGCGGAGAATACGGTGCTCGTGAGCGGGCGGGCGGCCACGGTCGCCCACGCTGAGCGAGCCGAGCGTGCGACCGCGAGCCTGCCCGCGCCACTGTCCGCGTCCGCGCCCGTGCCCGTGCAGGCGCACCAGAACCGCCCGGCGACCGCCGCATGGCCACATCCGCTCCGCGAGTTGGGCGCCTTCCTGCGCCCCGTCGCGGGCCGTATCGCTGCCGCGATTGTGCTCGGCACCTTCGCCACCCTGTTCGCCATCTCGCTGACCGCGCTCTCCGGCTGGCTGATCGTGCGCGCCAGCCAGCATCCGCCCATCATGTATCTGCTCGTCGCCATCGTGGGGGTGCGCTTCTTCGGAATCGGCCGCGCCGTGCTGCGCTACGCGGACCGCCTGGTGAGTCACGAGGCCATCTTCGCCGCGGTCACGACGATGCGCATGCGGCTCTGGACTGCGCTGGCCAGGCACGGAGCACGCAATCGGGCACTGCTCACGGGGTCGAACGCCCTCGACAGGCTCATTCGCGATGTCGATCAGGTGAGAGACCTCTCGATCCGTGTGATCATGCCACCGGTCGCCGGGTTGCTCACGGCTGTCGCAGCTATCACCGCGCTGGGCATCGTCTACCCGCCGGCAGTCCCGCTGTTCGTCGCCCTCGGGGCGATCACCGTGGTGATGGCGCCCGCGGTGGCGCTCGGCGCCGATCGTGCGGCGGCACGGGGGCAGCAGCAGCTGCGTTCACGGGTGCTGCGGCGCTTCGCCGCCATGCTCGCCTCGGCCGACGAGCTGCGCGCGAACGCCGTCGATGGCGTGGTGCGTCGCCAGCTGCGCCAACTCGACGCGCGGGCAAGCGGTGTTGCCCGCCGCAGCGCCTGGGCTCTCGGTCTCGGCAACGCCCTGGTCGTGCTGGCCTGTTGCGCCGTCGCGATTCTCATTTTGCCGCTCACGGCCGCCGCCGTGGCCGATGGCACATTGGCGCCCGAGCTCGTCGCCGTGCTCGTGCTCACGCCGCTCGCCCTCATCGACTCGATGCTCGACGTGGTCGCCGCCATTCAGCAGTGGCCGGCGCTGCGTGAGGTGCTGGGCCGCGTGTCCACATTGACGGCGGGGGAGAAGGCGAGAGCCGGTGACCTCGCTGATGGCCTCGCCGATGACCTCACTGGCGAGCCCGCCTCGATGCCGGCTGTCACGAGCATCCGGCTCGACGACGTGTCGGCGCGCTGGCCTGGGGCATCCGCACCGGTGTTCGAGCACGTGCACGCCCACGTTCGCCGTGGCGAGTGGCTCGTCGTGTCCGGGCCGTCGGGAAGCGGCAAGACCACGCTGCTCACGCTGCTGCTCGGCCATCTGCGCCCCGAAACGGGCCGCTACCTGGTGAATGACACGGATGCGACGACGCTCGATTCCGAGAATCTGCGCCGATCTTTCGCCTGGTGCCCACAGGAGGGTCACCTGTTCAACTCGACGCTACGCGCCAACCTGCTGCTCGCGCGAGGCCGCGAGGATGCGCCTGATGCCGCGGAGATGACGGCAGTACTGCGTCGCGTCGGCCTCGGCCCACTCCTCGACACGCTTCCACAGGGTCTCGACACGGTACTCGGCCCGTCGGGCGGCCACCTCTCCGGGGGAGAGCGGCAGCGTGTCGCCGTGGCGCGCACGCTGTTGACCCGCGCCGACGTGATTCTCCTCGACGAGCCCACCGCGCACCTCGACGAGGAGGCGGCCGAGTCGTTGATGGCCGATCTGCGCGTCGCCCTCGCCGAGAAGATCACGGTACTCGTCACGCACCAACCGGTGGGCGTGCTGCCCGGGGACCAGAGGCTGCGGCTCGACGAGGCAGACGGGGTCTTTGCTGACCGCTCGCGACGCAATGTCGGTGCTGCTGCCTAG
- the uvrB gene encoding excinuclease ABC subunit UvrB, which produces MEATRAVRPFEVISEYSPSGDQPQAIAELAARINAGETDVVLLGATGTGKSATTAWLIEQVQRPTLVLSHNKTLAAQLANEFRELMPNNAVEYFVSYYDYYQPEAYVPQTDTFIEKDSSVNAEVERLRHSTTNSLLSRRDVVVVSTVSCIYGLGAAEEYLEAMAALQVGQRIPRDVLIRKFVGMQYQRNDVDFSRGKFRVRGDTIEIIPMYEEHAIRIEMFGDEIEALYALHPLTGEVITTMDAVSVFPATHYAASPETMQRAIGTIQTELHERLIELEREGKLLEAQRLRMRTTFDIEMMEQIGFCSGIENYSRHMDGRVAGEPPNCLLDYFPDDFLIVIDESHVTVPQIGAMYEGDASRKRTLVEHGFRLPSALDNRPLKWNEFKERVGQTVYLSATPGRYEMGIADGVVEQIIRPTGLIDPEIVLKPTKGQIDDLLEEIHLRTERNERVLVTTLTKKMAEELTSFLAEAGVRVRYLHSDVDTLRRVELLTELRAGVYDVLVGINLLREGLDLPEVSLVAILDADKEGFLRSSTSLIQTIGRAARNVSGQVHMYADVVTDSMAKAIDETNRRREKQVEYNTEHGIDPTPLRKRIADITDILAREGADTAQMLAKRNSANQGTGKKRSPTPNLRHVGIAAEGANELESIIADLNDQMLAAAGELKFELAARLRDELSDLKRDLRQMEKAGHA; this is translated from the coding sequence ATGGAAGCCACGCGCGCGGTGCGCCCTTTTGAGGTCATCAGCGAATACTCACCGAGCGGCGACCAGCCGCAGGCGATCGCCGAGTTGGCGGCCCGCATCAACGCGGGCGAGACGGATGTCGTGCTGCTCGGCGCTACGGGAACCGGCAAGTCCGCAACCACGGCCTGGCTCATCGAGCAGGTGCAACGGCCCACACTGGTGCTCTCGCACAACAAAACACTGGCCGCACAGCTCGCCAACGAGTTCCGCGAGCTCATGCCCAACAACGCCGTCGAATACTTCGTCTCGTATTACGACTACTACCAGCCCGAGGCATACGTTCCCCAGACAGACACTTTCATCGAGAAGGATTCCTCGGTCAACGCCGAGGTCGAGCGGCTTCGGCACTCCACCACCAACTCGCTGCTCAGCCGGCGCGACGTCGTGGTGGTGTCCACGGTCTCCTGCATCTACGGTCTCGGCGCCGCAGAAGAATACCTCGAGGCCATGGCAGCCCTGCAGGTGGGCCAAAGAATCCCTCGAGACGTGCTCATCCGCAAGTTCGTGGGCATGCAGTACCAGCGCAACGACGTGGACTTCTCGCGCGGCAAGTTCCGTGTGCGCGGCGACACCATCGAGATCATCCCGATGTACGAGGAGCATGCGATTCGCATCGAGATGTTCGGCGACGAGATCGAGGCACTGTACGCGCTGCATCCGCTCACCGGTGAGGTCATCACGACCATGGATGCCGTCTCCGTGTTTCCGGCGACGCACTACGCCGCCAGCCCCGAGACGATGCAGCGCGCCATCGGCACGATCCAGACCGAGTTGCACGAGCGGCTGATCGAACTCGAGCGCGAGGGCAAGCTGCTGGAGGCCCAGCGACTGCGCATGCGCACCACCTTTGACATCGAGATGATGGAGCAGATCGGTTTCTGCTCCGGCATCGAGAACTACTCCCGTCACATGGACGGGCGCGTGGCGGGCGAGCCGCCGAACTGCCTGCTCGACTATTTTCCCGACGACTTCCTCATCGTGATCGACGAATCCCACGTAACAGTTCCACAGATCGGCGCCATGTACGAGGGCGACGCGTCACGCAAGCGCACGCTCGTCGAACACGGCTTCCGGCTGCCGAGCGCCCTCGACAACCGCCCGCTCAAGTGGAACGAGTTCAAGGAACGCGTCGGCCAGACCGTCTATCTCTCAGCGACCCCCGGTCGATACGAGATGGGCATCGCCGACGGCGTCGTGGAACAGATCATCCGCCCCACCGGCCTCATCGACCCCGAGATCGTGCTGAAGCCCACCAAGGGCCAGATCGACGATCTGCTCGAGGAGATCCACCTGCGCACCGAGCGCAACGAACGCGTTCTGGTCACCACCCTCACCAAGAAGATGGCCGAAGAACTCACGTCGTTCCTCGCCGAGGCTGGCGTTCGTGTGCGCTACCTGCACTCGGATGTCGACACGCTGCGCCGTGTGGAACTCCTCACCGAGTTGCGGGCCGGCGTCTACGATGTGCTCGTGGGCATCAACCTGTTGCGCGAGGGCCTCGATCTGCCCGAGGTGTCGCTCGTGGCGATCCTCGACGCAGATAAGGAGGGCTTTCTGCGCTCCTCCACCTCGCTCATCCAGACCATCGGTCGCGCCGCCCGCAACGTATCCGGCCAGGTGCACATGTATGCCGATGTCGTCACGGACTCCATGGCGAAGGCCATCGACGAAACCAACCGTCGTCGCGAGAAGCAGGTCGAGTACAACACCGAACACGGCATCGACCCGACGCCGCTGCGCAAACGCATCGCCGACATCACCGACATTCTGGCTCGCGAGGGTGCAGACACCGCTCAGATGCTCGCCAAGCGCAACTCCGCCAACCAGGGCACGGGCAAGAAACGCAGCCCGACACCCAATCTGCGCCACGTGGGCATCGCCGCCGAGGGGGCCAACGAACTCGAATCGATCATCGCCGACCTCAACGACCAGATGCTGGCCGCGGCCGGCGAACTCAAGTTCGAGCTGGCGGCCCGTCTGCGCGACGAGCTCTCTGACCTGAAGCGAGACCTGCGCCAGATGGAAAAGGCCGGCCATGCCTGA
- a CDS encoding DUF4129 domain-containing protein: MLRRHRTTIVCAVLGLVLIVGAALQGAPEFTGLRWDPTAALPPAGIKPTMPNLPSASSSPGSPPPAHTPFTLDLTPVLWIIAAIIAFLVVIAFLRWWARRPPRQQPALLDAEVSATADLEPQDEGSTIPDAPTMRRGFAHALRILNDEREPHDAIVKAWLGLQEAAEESGIQRRAAETPTEFTSRIVAQKPADEAPVAALLGLYLRVRFGDHPATQADVMQARQAYETLATSWAPVHVNRDAGGPS; encoded by the coding sequence ATGCTGAGGCGGCACCGCACCACCATCGTGTGTGCGGTGCTCGGGCTCGTTCTCATCGTCGGGGCCGCGCTGCAGGGGGCACCTGAGTTCACGGGGCTGCGCTGGGATCCAACCGCCGCGCTGCCTCCGGCCGGGATCAAGCCGACCATGCCGAACCTTCCTTCGGCATCGAGCTCACCCGGGTCTCCGCCACCGGCTCACACGCCGTTCACACTCGACCTGACCCCCGTGTTGTGGATCATCGCCGCGATCATCGCGTTCCTCGTGGTCATCGCCTTCCTGCGCTGGTGGGCACGCCGACCACCTCGACAGCAGCCCGCCCTGCTCGATGCGGAGGTCAGCGCCACGGCTGACCTCGAGCCTCAGGACGAGGGGAGCACGATTCCGGACGCGCCGACGATGCGCCGCGGCTTCGCCCACGCCTTGCGCATCCTGAACGACGAACGCGAACCCCACGACGCGATAGTCAAGGCCTGGCTCGGCCTGCAGGAGGCGGCAGAAGAATCCGGCATCCAGCGACGAGCCGCCGAGACGCCCACGGAATTCACCTCGCGCATCGTCGCCCAGAAACCGGCCGACGAGGCGCCGGTGGCCGCGCTGCTCGGTCTCTATCTTCGCGTGCGCTTCGGCGACCACCCGGCGACGCAGGCGGACGTCATGCAGGCACGCCAGGCCTATGAGACGCTCGCCACGTCATGGGCGCCCGTGCACGTGAACCGCGACGCAGGCGGCCCTTCGTGA
- a CDS encoding AAA family ATPase: MAIEEISRLSRDILAEVGTVVVGMREPLELALAAVLAGGHVLFEDVPGLGKTLAARSIATAIGLDFRRLQCTPDLLPADITGSFVYAPATAEFVFRPGPIFTGLFLADEINRTSPKTQSALLEAMAEGQVTVEGTGFSLPVPFHVIATSNPIEYEGTYALPEAQLDRFMVRLAVGYPDRAGESTVLLNRVARQREVASVRGVVDANTLRAMQAGVETVTVDPDIANYCVDLATATRAHRSVQVGASPRGSQGLLLMARARAVMAGRDFVTPEDIKLVAVPVLAHRLSLTTQAWAGGVQPSRIVEEVVGEVAGPPVVGSRMP, encoded by the coding sequence ATGGCCATTGAAGAAATCTCCCGACTCTCGCGCGACATTCTCGCCGAGGTCGGCACCGTCGTCGTGGGCATGCGCGAGCCGCTCGAACTCGCCCTGGCCGCCGTTCTCGCCGGCGGACACGTACTGTTCGAGGATGTGCCGGGCCTGGGTAAGACCCTGGCGGCCCGCAGCATTGCCACCGCCATCGGCCTCGACTTTCGTCGGCTGCAGTGCACGCCGGACCTGCTGCCCGCCGACATCACCGGCTCATTCGTCTACGCTCCGGCAACCGCCGAATTCGTCTTTCGCCCCGGCCCCATCTTCACGGGACTGTTCCTCGCGGACGAGATCAACCGCACCTCACCCAAGACCCAATCGGCGCTGCTGGAAGCCATGGCAGAGGGCCAGGTGACGGTCGAGGGCACAGGGTTCTCGCTGCCCGTGCCATTTCACGTCATCGCCACGTCGAACCCGATCGAATACGAGGGAACGTACGCACTGCCGGAGGCCCAGCTGGACCGCTTCATGGTACGTCTCGCCGTCGGCTATCCCGATCGCGCCGGGGAAAGCACCGTGCTGCTCAATCGCGTCGCCCGGCAACGAGAGGTCGCCAGCGTTCGCGGCGTCGTCGACGCCAACACCCTGCGCGCGATGCAGGCGGGCGTGGAGACCGTGACCGTCGACCCCGACATCGCGAACTACTGTGTCGATCTCGCCACGGCAACCCGCGCGCACCGCTCCGTGCAGGTGGGCGCCTCGCCCCGCGGTTCCCAGGGGCTGCTGCTCATGGCACGCGCCCGCGCGGTCATGGCCGGACGCGACTTCGTGACCCCCGAGGATATCAAGCTGGTGGCAGTGCCCGTGCTCGCACACCGGCTGTCGCTGACAACGCAGGCCTGGGCCGGCGGCGTGCAGCCCTCCCGCATCGTCGAGGAGGTTGTCGGCGAGGTAGCCGGGCCACCCGTCGTCGGATCGCGGATGCCGTGA